Part of the Pedobacter roseus genome is shown below.
TCAGACTTAACTTAAAAGGAATGAGTCCGGTAAAGTACCGAACTCAAATGTGGAAAAATTAAATTATTTTTGTCCAAACTTCTGGGGGCAGTCCAAAAACTTGACTTCTTTTAATTATCACAATAAAGACCCTGAAACAAGTGCAGGGTGATGTCAAAAAAATATTATTCTACAATCAAAATCAAACCCTTTCCTTTTTCAACAGGAATCGATTTTCCATCCACATAACTTCCTGCAGTTTGGAATTTATCAATTGCGGGGGCATTTATTTTAACTTTCGATGCATTTAAACCTAGTTTAGCCCAATCAATGGCTAAATTAACCTTGGTATCTCCTTCTGCCCAGCTCGCCAAAGCAATCATTGTTTTTCCCTGTTTTTTGTAAACCGTTGCCAACACTTTTGGATTATCGGTTTTAACCGGACAGTTTTCGCTCCAGTAGCCAATCATTTCAGATCCTTTTATGCCAAAGTTATCCCAGGCTTTCCATAAAGGTTTCGGATCACTTTTATCCGACCAGCCTAAACGACTCGTCATGCCATAAATCATCCCACGCCAGGGGTTTCCATCATCCTGCAACATCTCGCCCATTAAACCGAAAGGAATTCCGCTTACTTCTGTTAAAAAGAAATCAGGATTATTTTTTTGATAATCGAAATATTCGCCAAACCATAAACGGTTCAGGTAAGGGAAATGCTCCAGGTATAAAATGGCGCTGTTATTAAAACCATCGCTTTTATTGTATTGGTTTGCAGAATGCAGATCGATAATACCCGGATGGTTATTCTGTGTAAGTACACGCTTAATTCGCTTCATGGTTACGCGATCAAAAGCCACATCATCTAAATACACACCATCAATCCCAACATTGTTTACTAACCAGTTCATGCCTTCTACATAATAATTATGCCAGCGATTCATTCCACTGTTAATTACAGCCGCATCTTTAATTTCGGGTACAAACCAGGCAGCAATATAATTAGTATCCAAATGCTCCTGTAACCAGCTAAAACCGCCACCTTTACCAGGAGAGTAAACTTCGGTACCTAAACTCCGTAAAGCAGGCCACTCGTAAGCATGGTTAGATAATTCGCGAACGGTATTATAAATTTTCACTTTCAATCCTTTCGAATGCGCATTATCGATATAACCTTTCATCTTTTTCCACTCGATAAACGGATAGTTGATCCAGGGATTAATTGGTGTGGCATGGTGAATGTTCACTACCGTTGCACCTGTCGATTTAATCGAATCTAAATCACCATATTTATGATAAAAACGGTTGTCCCATTGGAAATCGGTATTGATTAAATGAAAAGGCGTAATCAGCAAGTTGAAGTTGTAATAAAGTACATCTCCCTTTCTCATGCTTCTTGCCCCTGTAAAGTTATCGGCCAGCATCGAACTGCCTTTTACATTGATCTGGATGCCACCCTTATCTCCATTACCCCACGATTTAGGCAATATTAAAGGCTTTTGAAGGTAGAAATTGGTATTCAACGGGCGAACATAGTTCTCATCTCTCAAATTGTAATACAGGCCCGCATTTACATTTCCGATCCACACCGCATCCTGGTTTTTATTGGCCACGTCCCATTTCCATTTCACAGTGTCAGGTCTAACACCGCCTTTTTCACCCAAACCCATTAGATATTTAGTAGAACCCTTATCAAAAGGAATATGAAAATCAACATTACTGAATTCCACATCTTTTAACGCTGTAACCTTAACTACATAATGAACATAACCATCAAACTCTAAAGCACCTTCTAAATCCATTTTCAGGTTTTCAGAAGTATTAGTCGCCGACCATTTTACTGTTCCAGCTTCTTTACCGGTAATTTGAAAATTGGTTGGTACAAATTTCTCCTGCGTTTTTGGCGTATTAAAAAAGTGAAAGTGAATTGGTTCTGCCAGGATATTATTTGGTTTTTCGTTATAAGCGGTCATTTCAGCATTAAAGAAAGTCTGAATCTGCTTAGGAAAACCATCTGCGTTGATTTCAAATTTTCTGCCTAAAAGAGAGATTACATTACCTTCAACTGTTAAAGGCGTATAAGGAGCAACTACAGTATTGGCTTGTGCCAAAGTAGAATTTAACCAGGTTAAACGGGTCTGTTTGTTTGGCGTTCCTACACCCGCATCAGCTAAAACTTCACTACCTACGGTAATTCTAACATCGATTACTTTAGATTTTCCATTGGCTTTGACCGTAAATTTCCCAGCATAAATGCCTGCAATTGTAGTTTTAGGAATATTTACAGTAATCCACATCGGCTGAATTTTACCTGATGATACATTTACCGTTTCCACCAATGGTTTGTTATCGTAACTCGTTCCATTGGTATTTAAACAGTTGATGTTTTTAGAAGAAATTACTTTCCCAGTGCTAGTTTTTAAATCGCCGAAGTTCACCTCAACGTTTTTTAAATCTTTCAAAGCATATACACCCAATTGAAAAGCATAGTTTTCGCCCTTGCTGGCCATTCCTGTGAAAGAATTTAATGCCCCTTTTTGCACCCAACGGTAAGGCAGGTCGTTTTGCATTTTAATGGGGTACATCCTGTCCTCCGGAAACACAATAAAAGCATCTGAAGGATATTTCACCTTAATAGAAGCAGTTTCTTTAGCAGTGGCGATGATTTCCATTGGATAAAAAGAATTGAAAGCATCGATAGATTGAATCTCCACCACTGAAGTGTTCACCTTAACTTGCTTTGCAGTGCTCAACCAAGCCTGATCTACCTGTTTAGGTTTGATGTAAACTCCCTTTGGATAATTATCCCTGCCTTCATTTTTATAAGCGAGGTAATACACGTAATATTTTCCGGCACCAGTAGTTTCAAAATAAACATCAGCACTTTCTCTAGTTAATTTATCTGTACCAACCACTGAAATGGTTTTACCGTTGGCATCCTGAACGATGATTCCTTTTAACTCAGGATGTTCATCCCTCCTGCGCCAATCAATTTTAGCATGGGCAATTTTTCCAATACCAGCAAACTGGAGCACAACACGATGGTTCCCCAGCGAATCAGGATTCCAGGCATTGTTACCACTGGTATATTTTAATATTTGTGCATGAAGGGATAGCTGTCCGAATAAACAGACAAGTAAAAAAAGCCTAAATTTCATTATCAATTTGTTTTAGGCTAATTTATGTATAGCAGATTGAATTAAAGCTATGTAATGAAAAAATGAGACAAACGTTTGTCCAATTATTTAAATCCGTTATATATCAAAAAGGCATCGTAACGTTTTAAAAAATCAAGCTTTCCGGAAGGCAATTGCTTAAAGTTTCCCATTAAAATAAGTTGCTTATCCACTTTTCCAACAGTTTCTTCAACTAACCGATTAGCTTCAAGCTGATCTTTTGAAGATAATCCCGTTATTGCCGCGCCTTGCCAAATCACTGGTTTCAGTTTATCATACGTTGATAAAGAGTTGTAATAACCGGTTGCAATAAATGCTACATTGTTCCTGAAATCTTTGGATTTATCCAAAATCGAGGCAAAAGAATATTTCTTTTCTATAGAAGCATGGTAACTACCAAAATTGCCAAAAAACCTGGGTTTCAAATCAGGGTTTGTTTTTAAAATTCCGTCAAATGCAATTTTGAAATTCTCCAATAACTCCTCTTCACGGTGAACGCCACGAAATTGTTTTACACTATTTACAATAAGGTAATAATCTTTATAAAAATCACCAAAGCAGGCCAGTAATTCAGGAACATGCATTTTGCTTACTTCTTTCAACCGAAATGTTAGACCACTTAAAATCTGATAATCATTGCTATTTAAGATTTTTTCGAATAAATCATTGATCTCTCCAGGTAAGGGCCTGAGAGAATATTTTCTTAAATATTTAATAGCATTCAAATAATCACGCTGAACATTTGTTCTTGTAGATGTATTTTGAAGATCAATATCTATTCCTACAAATGAAATCTTATTTGAACTTGATTGTTTTAAATTGTATTTGTACAAAGAAATCATGTTGTAATAATATCGCTTAAGGCTTAAACTATCAAGCCCCAGTTGATCATCCCAGGTAGCCAGAATCTTTAAATCTCCGGTTTTCAGGAAAAGATTATAACAAAATAAGTAAGAATGACTATATTCTGAAAGCATGTAATTAACACCCTTTATTTCATGCAAGGCGATAAAAATTGACTGAAGGCTTCTGCCGGTTGATTTCATATCATGATATTCTCCTTTCAAATAGATCATTTTTTCAGGTAGCATCTTAGCCATTGATTGAGATAAAGATTTAATATCAATACTATCTGAAGTTGCGATAACAAGTTTATTAATAATACTATCCTGTTGACTTTGAGCCGCTGCGCTTGAAAAGCTGAACAGGATGCAGAGGGCGATAATGACTTTCATAATTTGGTAATACAAGAATAGAAAAAAAACAACATAAAAAAAGTCCTGTTCTTTCGAACAGGACTTTCTTATACTTAAAGGGAATAAAATTATTCTCCTTTTGGTTCTTCAGTAGCAGGAGCTTCTTCAGCAGGAGCAACTTCTTCGGCAACTTCAGCTTTCGCTTCAGCAGCTTTAGGTGCAGCAGCAGCTTTGCTTCTACCACGACGAGTTGTTTTCTTCTCTTCTTTAACTTCTACATCTTTACCGTAAACTGTATTGTAGTCTACCAATTCAATTAATGCCATCTCAGCGTTATCACCCTGACGATTGTTTAATTTAATGATACGAGTGTAACCACCTGGACGGTTTGCAACTTTCTCAGCAATTTCGCGGAATAAAATTGTTACTACTTCTTTATCTTGTAAATAAGCAAATACAGTACGACGTGAGTGAGTAGTATCATTTTTTGATTTAGTGATAATTGGCTCAACATAAGTACGTAATGCTTTAGCTTTAGCTAAAGTAGTTGTAATTCTTTTGTGCAAAATAAGTGATGAAGCCATGTTAGCTAACATCGCCTTTCTGTGGCTTGCGGTTCTACCTAAGTGGTTTACTTTTTTACCGTGTCTCATTGTTTTTTAATTGAGTGTATACCGTCTCGTTGCAATTAAGCTGAGGGAATTATACACTGTGAAATAATAATTTGTTCAACGCTTTGCGCTAAGCGCATGGCGCCATGCTGACTATTCTTCGTCTAATTTAAATTTAGACAGGTTCATACCGAATGATAAACCTTTTGATTTTACTAATTCCTGGATCTCTGTTAAAGATTTTTTACCGAAGTTTCTGAATTTTAACATATCAGCAACATCGTAAGAAACTAAATCAGCTAAAGTACGGATATCAGCAGCTTTTAAGCAGTTTAATGCCCTAACTGAAAGATCCATGTCTACTAATTCAGTTTTAAGGATTTTACGCATGTGTAAAATTTCCTCGTCAACTTCTTTAGTTTCTTCTTTAGCCTGAGATTCTAATACTAAATTCTCATCAGAGAATAACATAAAGTGTTGGATAAGGATCTTAGCCGCTTCTTTTAATGCTTCTTCAGGATGAATTGAACCGTCAGTAGAGATATCTAAAACCAATTTTTCATAATCCGTTTTTTGCTCAACACGAAAGTTTTCGATCGTGTATTTTACATTTTTCATTGGAGTATAAATCGAATCGATTGCGATTACACCTACAACAGCATCAGCAACTTTATTTTCTTCAGCAGGTACATAACCACGTCCTTTATTGATGGTTAATTCCACTTCCAAAGTAACAGATTTATCCATGTTGCAGATAACGTGCTCAGGGTTTAAAACTGTAAAGTTGTTAGAGAATTTAGTGATATCACCAGCTTTAAACTGATCTTGACCATTAACGATGATGAAAACTTTTTCAGAATCACCTGAATCACCAGTTTTCTTAAAACGAACTTGTTTTAAGTTTAGGATGATATCAGTTAAATCTTCTACAACACCTTTCATGGTAGAAAACTCGTGAGAAACGCCTGAAAAACGAATAGTAGTAATAGCATAACCTTCTAATGAAGAAAGTAAAATTCTTCTTAAGGCATTACCAATTGTTACACCGAAACCGGGCTCTAAAGGACGAAATTCAAATGTGCCATCGAAATCGGTTGATTTCTGCATGATCACTTTGTCTGGTTTCTGAAATGCTAAAATTGCCATTTATAATTTTTTAAATTCGTTATTGAATATATAGTAACAAGAAAAAAGTTAATTACCCTTTTGAGGTAATTAACTATCTTATTTATTACTTTGAGTATAACTCGATGATT
Proteins encoded:
- a CDS encoding glycoside hydrolase domain-containing protein, encoding MKFRLFLLVCLFGQLSLHAQILKYTSGNNAWNPDSLGNHRVVLQFAGIGKIAHAKIDWRRRDEHPELKGIIVQDANGKTISVVGTDKLTRESADVYFETTGAGKYYVYYLAYKNEGRDNYPKGVYIKPKQVDQAWLSTAKQVKVNTSVVEIQSIDAFNSFYPMEIIATAKETASIKVKYPSDAFIVFPEDRMYPIKMQNDLPYRWVQKGALNSFTGMASKGENYAFQLGVYALKDLKNVEVNFGDLKTSTGKVISSKNINCLNTNGTSYDNKPLVETVNVSSGKIQPMWITVNIPKTTIAGIYAGKFTVKANGKSKVIDVRITVGSEVLADAGVGTPNKQTRLTWLNSTLAQANTVVAPYTPLTVEGNVISLLGRKFEINADGFPKQIQTFFNAEMTAYNEKPNNILAEPIHFHFFNTPKTQEKFVPTNFQITGKEAGTVKWSATNTSENLKMDLEGALEFDGYVHYVVKVTALKDVEFSNVDFHIPFDKGSTKYLMGLGEKGGVRPDTVKWKWDVANKNQDAVWIGNVNAGLYYNLRDENYVRPLNTNFYLQKPLILPKSWGNGDKGGIQINVKGSSMLADNFTGARSMRKGDVLYYNFNLLITPFHLINTDFQWDNRFYHKYGDLDSIKSTGATVVNIHHATPINPWINYPFIEWKKMKGYIDNAHSKGLKVKIYNTVRELSNHAYEWPALRSLGTEVYSPGKGGGFSWLQEHLDTNYIAAWFVPEIKDAAVINSGMNRWHNYYVEGMNWLVNNVGIDGVYLDDVAFDRVTMKRIKRVLTQNNHPGIIDLHSANQYNKSDGFNNSAILYLEHFPYLNRLWFGEYFDYQKNNPDFFLTEVSGIPFGLMGEMLQDDGNPWRGMIYGMTSRLGWSDKSDPKPLWKAWDNFGIKGSEMIGYWSENCPVKTDNPKVLATVYKKQGKTMIALASWAEGDTKVNLAIDWAKLGLNASKVKINAPAIDKFQTAGSYVDGKSIPVEKGKGLILIVE
- the rplQ gene encoding 50S ribosomal protein L17 gives rise to the protein MRHGKKVNHLGRTASHRKAMLANMASSLILHKRITTTLAKAKALRTYVEPIITKSKNDTTHSRRTVFAYLQDKEVVTILFREIAEKVANRPGGYTRIIKLNNRQGDNAEMALIELVDYNTVYGKDVEVKEEKKTTRRGRSKAAAAPKAAEAKAEVAEEVAPAEEAPATEEPKGE
- a CDS encoding DNA-directed RNA polymerase subunit alpha — translated: MAILAFQKPDKVIMQKSTDFDGTFEFRPLEPGFGVTIGNALRRILLSSLEGYAITTIRFSGVSHEFSTMKGVVEDLTDIILNLKQVRFKKTGDSGDSEKVFIIVNGQDQFKAGDITKFSNNFTVLNPEHVICNMDKSVTLEVELTINKGRGYVPAEENKVADAVVGVIAIDSIYTPMKNVKYTIENFRVEQKTDYEKLVLDISTDGSIHPEEALKEAAKILIQHFMLFSDENLVLESQAKEETKEVDEEILHMRKILKTELVDMDLSVRALNCLKAADIRTLADLVSYDVADMLKFRNFGKKSLTEIQELVKSKGLSFGMNLSKFKLDEE